The stretch of DNA GTCAGTTCTGGTCTGCGCAAATTCAGCGCGGTATTTTGAACGACCCTCATTCGTTTATTAATTCCACGCCGCACATGAGTTTTGTCTGGGGCGATAAAAACGTCGAGTATCTGACCAAGCGTTATGACGCGCTGCAGAAAACGACGCTATTCCAGGGCATGAAATTCTCTACCAACCATGAGCAAATTAAGCAGTGGGCTCCGCTGGTCATGGCAGGGCGCGATGCGAATCAAAAAGTGGCGGCCACCTGGACGCCGGTCGGCACCGACGTCAACTACGGTGAAATTACCCGTCAGCTGATCGGCAGCCTGAAAAAAAGCCAGAACTTCTCCCTGCAAACTTCTTCTGAAGTGACCGACTTCAAGCGCAATGGCGATAATTCCTGGCACGTCACCATTAAAGACGTGAATAGCGGGAAAGAACACGCCATCGACGCGAAATATGTCTTTATCGGTGCCGGTGGCGGCGCATTGAAGCTGCTGCAGGAAACAGGTATTCCGGAATCGAAAAACTATGCCGGCTTCCCGGTGGGTGGTTCGTTCCTGATGACCGAAAACCCGGCGGTAACCAGCCAGCATCTTGAAAAAGTGTACGGCCAGGCGTCCGTAGGGGCACCGCCGATGTCCGTGCCGCACATTGATGCTCGCTTTATCGACGGTAAGCGCGTGGTGCTGTTCGGGCCGTTCGCGACCTTCTCTACTAAGTTCCTGAAAAACGGTTCCTTCTTTGACCTGCTGAGCACCACCACGACCAGCAACTTTATGCCGATGACCGACGTAGGTCTGGATAACTTCGACCTGGTTAAATACCTGATTGGTCAGGTAATGCTGAGTGATGAAGACCGCTTTGAAGCGCTGAAAGAGTACTATCCGCAGGCGCGTAAAGAAGACTGGAAACTGATCCAGGCCGGCCAGCGTGTACAGATCATCAAGAAAGATGAGAACAAAGGCGGCGTGCTGAAGCTCGGTACCGAAGTCGTTGTTGACCAGCAGAAAACCATTTCTGCGCTGCTGGGCGCATCTCCAGGTGCTTCTACCGCCGCACCGATCACGCTGAACGTGCTGAAGCAGATGTTCCCGCAGCAGTTCAACTCTCCTGAATGGCAGAACAAGATCCGTGCCGTTGTGCCAAGCTACGGTCAGGAGATGAACGGCAATGCGGCGCTGACTCAGAAAGTCTGGAATGACACTGCGGCCACGCTGCAGCTGACCAAACCGCCGGTCATTGAAATGAATGACCAGAGCGCTACGCCGGTCGCTAAACCTGCCGAAACGAAAGCCGAGGCTTCTCCACAGCACGATATGGCGCTGTAAGCTTCCCGCGTTCAATCAGTAAATCAGCCCCTGCCAGCGCAGGGGCTTTTTTTTGCCTCTAAAATACTCACCTGTTTTAGAGTGGGGGATATTCCCCCGCTAACCGATATCTCATATTGAGAAATATGCCCTACAGTCCGCGTGTTGACAGGCGATAACGCCACTTTCAAGGAAAACACGATGACTAAACTGAATAC from Cedecea neteri encodes:
- the mqo gene encoding malate dehydrogenase (quinone) encodes the protein MPAMKKTIISLTTLALFVSSASYANADSTQKTDFLLIGGGIMSASLGTWLQELQPDWKQVMVEKLDGVALESSNGWNNAGTGHSANMELNYTPERPDGSIDVSKALEINEQFMISRQFWSAQIQRGILNDPHSFINSTPHMSFVWGDKNVEYLTKRYDALQKTTLFQGMKFSTNHEQIKQWAPLVMAGRDANQKVAATWTPVGTDVNYGEITRQLIGSLKKSQNFSLQTSSEVTDFKRNGDNSWHVTIKDVNSGKEHAIDAKYVFIGAGGGALKLLQETGIPESKNYAGFPVGGSFLMTENPAVTSQHLEKVYGQASVGAPPMSVPHIDARFIDGKRVVLFGPFATFSTKFLKNGSFFDLLSTTTTSNFMPMTDVGLDNFDLVKYLIGQVMLSDEDRFEALKEYYPQARKEDWKLIQAGQRVQIIKKDENKGGVLKLGTEVVVDQQKTISALLGASPGASTAAPITLNVLKQMFPQQFNSPEWQNKIRAVVPSYGQEMNGNAALTQKVWNDTAATLQLTKPPVIEMNDQSATPVAKPAETKAEASPQHDMAL